Part of the Niallia alba genome is shown below.
TAATCTAGTTTTCAGGGAATAATTTTTTAAAAATTACACTTGAAAAAATCTCAAAAACATGTATAATAAAATATGTCTTGAGAAAAAGTCTGGTGGCGATAGCGAGAAGGTCACACCCGTTCCCATACCGAACACGGAAGTTAAGCTTCTCAGCGCCGATGGTAGTTGGGGGTTCTCCCCCTGTGAGAGTAGGACGTCGCCAGGCATACCATATTATTCCGCAGTAGCTCAGTGGTAGAGCATTCGGCTGTTAACCGAACGGTCGTAGGTTCGAGTCCTACCTGCGGAGCCATATTGGAGAGCTGTCCGAGTGGCCGAAGGAGCACGATTGGAAATCGTGTAGGCGGGTAACCCTGTCTCAAGGGTTCAAATCCCTTGCTCTCCGCCATTATAACTTTTCAAATATGGCCCATTGGTCAAGCGGTTAAGACACCGCCCTTTCACGGCGGTAACACGGGTTCGAATCCCGTATGGGTCACCAATACATATATTATATTTATGGAGGATTAGCTCAGCTGGGAGAGCATCTGCCTTACAAGCAGAGGGTCGGCGGTTCGATCCCGTCATCCTCCACCATTAATATTATCGCGGGGTGGAGCAGTCTGGTAGCTCGTCGGGCTCATAACCCGAAGGTCGCAGGTTCAAATCCTGTCCCCGCAATCTGGTCCGGTAGTTCAGTTGGTTAGAATGCCTGCCTGTCACGCAGGAGGTCGCGGGTTCGAGTCCCGTCCGGACCGCCATTTTTTAAAAATAAATAGCATTAAGTAATGGCTCAGTAGCTCAGTCGGTAGAGCAAAGGACTGAAAATCCTTGTGTCGGCGGTTCGATTCCGTCCTGAGCCACCTTTTATGTCGGAGTGGTAGCGAAGTGGCTAAACGCGGCGGACTGTAAATCCGCTCCTTCGGGTTCGGCGGTTCGAATCCGTCCCCCTCCACCATTCAATACAGGGGTATAGTTTAAAGGTAGAACGAAGGTCTCCAAAACCTTTGGTGTGGGTTCGATTCCTACTACCCCTGCCAATTTTAATAATTATTATGGCGGATATGGCGAAGTGGTTAACGCATCGGATTGTGGCTCCGACACTCGTGGGTTCGATTCCCATTATTCGCCCCATTTTTTTGACACTTTTTTTATTTTATTGCATATAAATAGTATTGGGCTATAGCCAAGCGGTAAGGCAACGGACTTTGACTCCGTCACTCGTTGGTTCGAATCCAGCTAGCCCAGCCATTTGCGGAAGTAGTTCAGTGGTAGAACACCACCTTGCCAAGGTGGGGGTCGCGGGTTCGAATCCCGTCTTCCGCTCCAATATATTATGGCGGCATAGCCAAGTGGTAAGGCAGAGGTCTGCAAAACCTTTACCACCGGTTCGAATCCGGTTGCCGCCTCCATAATGCTTATTAAGTTTCCTAATTATATTACGCCGGGGTGGCGGAACTGGCAGACGCACAGGACTTAAAATCCTGCGGTAGGTGACTACCGTACCGGTTCGATTCCGGTCCTCGGCATTACCAAAAAAACTTATAAGCGCGCCGGTGTGGCGGAATTGGCAGACGCGCACGACTCAAAATCGTGTTCCTTCTGGAGTGTCGGTTCGACCCCGACCACCGGTATCGAAATAGGCGGGATAAAGCCTATAGGATCAAGAGATCTCACAAATTGGAGATCTCTTTTTTGCACACCCCGAATACGATTAGTATGGCAAAAATCGTGTTCATAGTGGGTGTGATATGATAAGAAAAAAGTGAGAATGAGAACAAGCAGGTTCAACTCTTTTGGCCAATTTGTTCAATAAGAGAAGAGCCAACATAATTAATTATCATCTAAGGGTTTAAAACTGCTATCTCTCTCAAATCTTGATGCAGCAGAAATATTTCTCTCATCCAACAATTTTTTTGAACAAATGCCAATTTCTCTAAAGTTCCTTTGGGCTTCTTTTAAGGATTCTTCATTTGCTCCACCAGCAAAATCTGGTTCAAGAGTTTGCAATCCATCATCTTCCCACCTACATACAACACATATCTCCCATGAGTTAAGTTCTGTCAAAGTTTTATATCCGCAACAAGGACATGTATATAGCTCCGCTTTCATATTTCACCTCATCGTCATTATTTCTTTAAACATTATGCTAAATTATGCAATATTATTGATTAAATAGTTTAAGGACCTTAAAGTTATGTAAAACACATCTACAATCTCCTTAAATTTCTTATTAAACTAACCTTCCCTTTAGTAACCTTAATAAAGGAACTTCTCAACCATTTGTAATATATCTTACTCTTCAAGAATATGAGGATTTTCAACAAATAAGCCTAATACGTATCCACAATTCGAGCAGTAGTAGAAAGATATTGGTGACGAATGACTTCTTGGATTATTGTTAGAAAACATATGGACTACTGTGTTAGCTGACCGAATAATCCCTTTTGTTATTTGATTGCTATTGCATTTAGGACAATCTTTCTCTTCTATCTCTCCGTCACTCCTGTTTATGAATATATCATTTATATATATCTACGTGTAACAGGGGATTTGGTCTCAAAGTCATAGAGAGGTAGCATGAGGGGACTTAGAGAATGTCTTCTTAATTCTCCTCATGATAGTTAACTAGGAGCCTATTATACCTAATTACTTGTATCTATTAATACAAAAGCTGATAAACTTTGCTTTTAGTGCTGTCTTTTTTGCAAACCTCCACTTGCTACCCAAAAATAAGCTCTTTCATTCTTTTCATTTATCTTTCACACCAAACTTAGTATATTAAATATATATTATCCAATAGATATACACAAAAAAGCCCTGGAGGATGAGTACAATCAAAAACGAACCATTATATCAGCAAATTCAAAGCAAAATAATAGAGCGAATAAAGGAAGGGAAATGGAGAGTAGGAGATAGAGTTCCCTCTGAAAAAGAATTAATGGATGAATTCCATGTTAGCCAGATTACTACCAAGAATGCATTAGCTGGTTTAGCGGATAAAGGAATTGTGGAGCGGATTAAGGGGAAGGGGACTTTTGTTATTGAAAGTAGTTTAATAGGTTCAATGGGGCAGAATCAAACTTCAAGAGGGTTGATTGGTTTAATTATTCCAACGATGAAGACGAAGGTGGAACAGGATTTTGTCAATTTTCTTGAACAATATGTGACGGAGCTAGGGTATAACTTAGTCATTAAGATATCTAGAGAATCGCAAGTTAAAGAAGCAGAGGCTATTCAGACGTTTCGTGTCATAGGTGTGGACGGGATTATTATTTTTCCTGCAGAAAAGGAAATGTATAATGAAGCTGTTCTTCGGCTTACGCTAGACAAGTTTCCGCTTGTATTGATTGATCGATATATGAAGAATATTTCTACATATAGTGTAAGTTCCGAAAATACGCAAGGAGCGTTTGAGGCCGTTTCTTATCTGTTGAATAAAGGGCATGAACAGATTGCGCTTATCTCTCCATTAATAACAAATACGGTGACGGAAGAACGTGCAAAAGGATTTGAACAAGCTTTTTTAAGAAAAGACATTACAATCGATAAAAACCTTTGGCTAACGTTACCATTTGATAAAATATCCGTTCATGAAACGCCTGTGATGATTAAACAATTTTTAATGGAAAATCCTCAGTTGGCTTGCCTGTTTACGATGAATGCGGAGTTGGCACAGTATGCTCATCGTGCTATTGTAGAAGTCCAAAAAGAGTCTTTACGTCCAATAGAGTTAGTCACATTTGATTCCCCTGGAATAGAAGGCATCACTTATGTGCAACAAGATATTCAGCAATGCAGCAAGCAAGCTGTGAAATTATTAATGCAACAAATAGCTGGCGAATATAATCCAAAGCGAATTTATATACCAGTAAATTTAGTGATTGCTACAGACAAGGAAAAATAAAGTGAGAAAGAGGATGCTACCTATTAATGGTAGCTATTTTTTTGCTCTAACATAATTTTCGTCCTGCCTTTTCCTCTATAATAAATGCCTTTTTTTTCTATTAAGTAGGACTTTTAAATCAAAATAATATAAAAGGTATAATATATACTAAGTTTAGTATATGTTTGCGAAGTGAGATAATATAAGATATTTGTAAGCGCTTTTAATAATCGCAATACAACATGTTTAGATTGAGTTTAATAGTTTTCCTTTCTTCTAAGATTTTTACTAGAATACTGGTATTCAGGGTGTACTAATCAAGTTATGGCTGATCTGGTATACCCTTTTTATATAAATAGTTGTTCAACAAATATGAGGAGGGGATTATCCTGAAAAAGTTAGTAAAAGTCTTACTGTGTGTTAGTTTATGGCTTTCTTTACCGTATGCAGCATTCGCATATAGTAACCCAATGGATTTACCAGAATCTTGGACATGGGATAGTGGGGAGTATTATGGGGAAGGAGACCCGTATATTCTAAAGTACAATGGTATTTATTATCTTTATGTTAGTACAGTAGATGATAAAAGTGGTGTGAAGGCGTGGACATCGGAAGATTTAGTGAATTGGACATATGCTGGTCTTGTTACAGAAGAACCTACTACGAAGGCTGCATATGCACCGGAAGTTGTTTACTGGAATGGCGATTTCTATATGTATACATCTCCAGGTGGCAATGGGCATTATGTCTATAAAAGTTCAAGTCCTCTAGGTCCGTTTAAAAAACAAACAGATAACCTTGGGATGGGTATTGATGGACATGTATTTATTGATGATGATGGAAAGTGGTATTTTTATAGTACTGGAGCAAACAGAATAGATGCTCGGACTATGCCATCGCCAACTGAATTTGGAAAAGCAACAGATACTGGTGCTAAGATGAATGGCTGGACTGAAGGGGCAACGGTACTGAAAAGACAAGGCAAATACTATATGACTTATACAGGAAACCATATTTGGAATAAAGCATACCGTATTGACTATGGAGTAAGTGATTCTCCTGATGTTGGTTTTACAACCAATAAAGAGCAAAATCCTCTCTTATTAAATACAGAAGGAGAAAATGTAGGATTAGGGCATAACACAGTTGTCCGAGGGCCAGACCTTGATTCCGACTATATCGTGTATCATAGTCATGCAAACCCTGGGCGTAATATAAACTTTGATCGAATAGCATGGAATGGGGATAAAATGCTAGTGTTGGGGCCAACAACCTCTGAGCAATCAGATCCTGCTTTACCGGATTTTAGTGATCGATTTGATCGAAAAGACATCGGAAAGAATTGGAAAAGTGTAAATGGAGGGAAATGGGGAATAACCAACAGCAGTCCTAATTGGCTTGAACAGAAGACTTTAGGCAAAAAAACATGGTATAGACAAGTGAGTAAGGCATCTACAGAGAAGGAATATACAGTAGAATTCAATATGAAAATGGTAGAAAAGGGGAAAAGCGAAAATCCGCGAATTGGTGTGGTTTTCTCCTATAAAGATGAAAAAAATTACGGGACAGCTGTCTTAAGTCCAGAGCATAATCGACTGGAAACAAATTTTGTTGTTAATGGTGTTGAACAAGGTTGGGAGTACGCAAATCTACCAGAAGGGTATGATTACAAAAACCTACATCAAATTAGAGTAGAAAAGTCAGAAGCTACGTTTAGAATCTTTGTCGATGACATGCAAAAGCAAACACGTGAAGTTCGAAATCTTGGTGCTGGTAGCATCGGTTACACTACATCAGATGTACACGGAGCATTTGGCTATACAGCATATAGTAATAAGGTAGATGGAAGTAATATCTTTGATGCATACAAGCCTTTACCAGGGAAAATTGAGGCTGTTCATTACAATGCCGGTGGTGAAGGTGTTGGGTATTATGATAAAACAAAGAAAAAAGAGGTTAATCCTTATCGCCAAGACAAGGTAGATATTGCTGAGCAATCAGACGGTAGTTATTATATTGAATCAAATGAAAAAGGGGAATGGCTGAAATACAATGTAAATATTGCAAAAGAAGGCTTATATAATCTAGATTTACGAGTCGGAGAATCTTCTAAAGATGCTAAGGTAAGAATCTTGTTAGATGGAAAGACGGATATAACTGGGGATGTAAGTATTCCGCAGTCAAATGATTGGAGAACCTTCTCTATCGAAAAGCTTAAATTACCAAAAGGAAAGCATACACTTACCATTGAAGTGAAAAAAGGTTCGTTTGATTTTGCAAGCTTTAAAGTACAAGGGTATAAAGCAGTTGACAGCTTGTCTGATGACTTTAATGATGGAGATGCAGACGGATGGGACGAAGTGGAGGGTACATGGAAAGTAGGTCCTTTTGAAGAGGTTAATATTGATTTTGATGAATATAAACAGGTTCCTGGAGTAATAAATGCAGCTTATTACAATACTGGTGGTGAAGGGGTCGCCTATCATGATACGACGACCGAAAACATTGGGGGAGTATTCAGAAGAGATTCAGTAGATATTCGAACCAATCCAGAAGGCGGCGGATATGCTGTTGGGTGGAATCAGACTGGTGAATGGCTTAAGTATAATGTAAATGTTCAAGAAGCTGGTGAATACAATCTTAAGCTTTATATGGCGACAACTTTCACAACTGCAAAGGCACGCCTCTGGTTAGATGATGAAATAGATTTGACCGGCGTATTTGATGTCCCGTCTACTGGAGGTTGGAACAATTGGACACCAGTAATTAAAAATGGAATTACTTTGCCTGAGGGAAATCATACGTTGAAATTAGAATTTGTAGAAGGGGAATTCGATTTTACTAAAATGGAATTCACATCATTTGATATTCATCAACCATTACCAGGGCTCATTGAAGCGGAAGACTATAATGTCGGTGGCCAAAATGTAGCTTATTATGATAGCACGGAAGGCAACACTGGGGAACAATACCGTAACGATGATGTCGACATTCGCAAAATATCTGAAGGGGATTATGCAGTTAGCTGGATTCAAACTGGAGAATGGTTAAAGTATGATGTAAATATTTTAGAAGAGGGAAGCTATGGACTTGATTTACTCGTATCAACTGTAAGTGATGGAGCGAAAGTGAAGGTTCTATTAGATGATGAGATAGATTTAACTGGGGAAATTGATTTGCCGAAAACAGGCAGCATAGATACTTGGAAGAATGTATCCTTACCAAATATAACCTTACCAGCAGGTAAACATACGTTAAAAGTGGTTGCTGTAGAGGGTGGCTTTGATCTTTCGAAGTTTATGTTCCAGCAATTTGATAAGTATAAGCAGCTTCCAGGTAAAATAATGGCGGCAGATTATATTACTGGTGGAGAAGGTGTAGCGTATCACGATAACACAATCGAGAATATTGGTGGAGAGTATCGACAGGATGCAGTAGATATTCGTGTTAACCCTGAAGGTGGTTACAATGTTGGTTGGAACCAAGCAGGAGAATGGTTAAAGTATAATGTCGATATCGCAGAAGCCGGTACCTATGATTTAGCAATAAGAGTAGCGACAACGTTTAAAGATAGTCAAATCCGATTATGGCTTGATGATTCGCTTGATTTAACAGGGGTTATTGATGTCCCTAGTACTGGCGACTGGAATAATTGGGAAAATGTTATTAAAGAAGATGTTTCCTTACCAGCTGGACAACATACCATTAAAGTGGAAATTGTAAAAGGCGAATTTGATTTTTATCAATTTGAATTCTTAGAGGAAATAGAAGGAACAGAGCCAGAAATAATTGGTGAGTACAATGCGAGTAGTGCCACATTTGCAAAATCAGTTATCGGTGAAAAAGAGTGGAAAGACTACATCGTTGAAGCCGATGTTAAAGTTGCTGAAGGAGCTGGAGATGGAGGAGTTATTTTTAGAGTAAACAATCCTGCAAATGGAATCGAGCTTAGTCAAAATAATGCTGATTTTATGCAAGGATATGTTGCTTATATAAATGAAGAAGGAGTCCACCTTGGAAAGCAAAATTATAATTGGGAGTATCTTGATGGTGCCTCTATCAAAGAACCTTCATCTACTTGGCATCATATGAAAATTGAAGTGAGTGGAACAACGATTAAAGTATTTGTGGATGATATGAAGACACCAAAAATTAATTATACGGACAAGAGTAGTACTGCCTTTACACAGGGGAAAGTAGGAGTAAGGTCCAATTATAATAATACAAAGTTTGATAATTTCTCTGTTAGATCAAACAAAGCCGATCACACGTCTATTCAAGCATTATTGGATAAGTATAAGGACTCAGGGGAACTAAAGCATAGTCTTTATAAAAGCTTAAGCAATAAACTGAAGCAATCGAAACAACATCTAGACAAAGGGAGAGAAGACCAAGCAGCTAAATTTCTCCGTGATATGATCAAGCTGATTAATAACGACAAAAATAAGGAATTACCTGCTGATAAAAAAGAAATCTTGAAGGCAGATTTAGAAAAATTGATCGAACAATTGTGATAGAGGATATTGGTGTCAGGTACCGTAAAAAGACAGTTGTCTTTTTATGGTGCCTGACACTATTTTAAAATCACTTTATAATATAGTCCATCTTGTTTTACAATTGACCTAAGGCTGTACTCTTATATAACAACCAATTCCAATTAATAAACTAGCAATTGGAAAGGTGAAAAAAGGAAGAAACCACTATTGCAGCTATCTTATAGCTGGACTAATAATAAAGGAGACTCATCCATGAATTACGATGAAAAAATAATACTTAAAAAGGTTCAATTACCATATACATTTAACGATGTTGAACCAGTATACCTAACTGAAGCAACGATGGAACAAAGAGCGAAAAAAGTACTGGACCTAATGAAAGAAGATAATTTCGATTCTCTAGTTATTTATGCTGATAAAGAACATGGAAGTAATTTTGAATACTTAACTGGTTTTATTCCTAGATTTGAAGAAGGGCTGTTCGTACTAAAGAAAACAGGACAAGCATCTTTTATTCTCGGCAATGAAAACTTAAAAATGTCAAAATATGCACGCCTTCAAGGAGAACTTTATCACTATCCACTATTTTCATTACCAAATCAACCTATGGAAAATGAGAAAAGTCTGGATTCCATCTTATGTGATATAGATTTTTCAAATGATAAAAAAATTGGGCTTATTGGCTGGAAAATGTTTACCTCTACTCAATATGATAATTCAGCAATATTTGATATCCCTCATTTTATTGTTGAGGCTGTTCGTAACATATGTACTATAGAAGCAGAAATTGTAAATGCAGCTTATTTATTTATTGGTGGCGGTAAGGGTGCACGAACGATTAATAATGCGAACGAGATTGCTCACTATGAGTACGGAGCCAACCTGTCTTCAACTAGTATGCTTAAAGCTATGAATGCTGTTGAAATCGGTGTGAAAGAAAGCTATCTTGGTAATTTGCTAAATGCTGAAGGTCAGACAAATAATGTAGTTACAATTGCTGCAACTGGTGTAAGATTTGAAAAGGCAAATTTATATCCCACTAGTAAGCAACTAAAATTAGGAGATACTCTTTCTCTTACTACCGGTTACAAAGGAGGATTATCCAGTCGAGCTGGATTCGTGGTTGAAAGTGCGGAACAACTGCCTGATAATCAACGTGATTATCTTGAGAAGGTAGCAATTCCTTACTTTAAGACGGTGGTTTTTTGGCTAGAGAATATTCGCATTGGAATGTACGGTGGCGAGTTTTACAAAATGATTGAGGAAGTATATCCAAAAGAAAAGTATCATTGGCATTTGAATCCTGGGCATCTTGTTGCAGATGAAGAATGGATGTCCTCGCCAATTTATCCAAGTTCAAAAGAGACTCTAAAAAGCGGGATGGTGTTTCAAATAGATATAATCCCATCTATAACTGGTTATGGGGGAGTAAGTGCAGAAGAGTGTATAGCGTTGGCAGATGAGGAGCTTAGAAACCAGATTAATAATGAATATCCACATTTATGGGGACGAATCGAAAAGCGAAGATATTATATACAGCATGAGTTAGGAATTAATCTACCGGAACACGTTATCCCACTTTCCAATTTGGTGGCTTATCTTCGACCGTTCTTTTTAAATAAATCAGCTACATTAACATGTGTTAAATAGTAAACAATGATGAACAATATATTAATAGTAGATAATTTAAGGAATGATAAAATTATGTTACTTTAAAAAAGTAAAAAAAAAAGTGGCTTTTCATCGCGAGCGAGGGATATGTCTTGGGAGATAAAGAAGACTGAATGAGCTTCTAAATGTTTCTTTTATCAATTATTAGTAAATACATATTAAACTATCGGGTGTTTTTCTTAAATGAGGAAGCTCCTTTCTTATGTTGCTATAGGGCAGGATGCTAGTAATAATAGAAAAATTTTGCTTATGGAAGAAAAAAGGCAAGTTAGAATCAGTGTTATTTATTATACAATATCACTAGTGTTGCATTAATTTAAATTCACTATTAAAAATACTCAAAATGTTCAATATTATTATTTTGCGCAAAGAAAAAGTCCTTTATAATGGATTAGTCAGGTGGTAACCCGTCCAAATCCACTAAAAAAGGACCATCACATGGACAAGATTACACGAAAAACTTCATTTGGACAATGGTTTTCACCTATAAATCTTCAATTATTTGAAGAAAACGTGAAAACGATGAAATTAGATTACTATACGAAAAAATTAACGACAGAGTCATTTCTAAAATTACTACTTTTTGCGCAGCTACAAGAAATTGAAAGTCTGCATGCGCTGGGTGATTGTCTTTTCGATGACCAGCTTCAAAAAGGGATAGACCTTGATTCTATTAGTATTTCTCAGTTGTCACGGCGGTTAAACGGCATAAACCCTGATCTATTTCAAAGGCTTTTCCTTGATTTAGTGTCACAAATTCATGCCAAAACGCATTACACGAAACTCGTGATGCCGTTAAAAATCATTGATTCAAGCACATTGCCACTTAATTTGACCAATCATAAATGGGCTAAATTCCGCAAAACAAAAGCAGGTGTAAAGTTACATTTGCGCCTTGTGTTTATGGAAAAGGGTATATCCTATCCTGAAAAGGCCGTTATGACAACGGCAAAAGAACATGACCGTGGTCAGCTTGAAATCATGGTGGATGACAAGGAATGCATGTATGTGTTTGACCGTGGTTATCTAGACTACGAGCGCTTTGATCGCATGACTGATGATGGCTACTTCTTTCTTTCACGGCTACGCAAAAATGCAGTCATACGGAACGTTTACGATTTTAAGCTACCCAAGGATACAGCTGTTTTATCAGACCAAATGGTGTTGATAGGTACGACTCAAAACCGTGCTGAAAATTACTTTCGGCTTCTAAAAGTGATGGACTCAAAAGGAAATGAACTTCATTTAATTACAAATCGTTTTGATTTAAGCGCCGAAGAAATTTCAGAAATGTATAAATCACGGTGGGCAATTGAGCTGTTTTTTAAATGGATCAAACAACATCTCAGCATCAAAAAGTTCTACGGTCAAAGCGAATGGGCGATTCAAAATCAAGTATTTATCGCACTAATTGTTTTTTGCCTACATGTTCTCGTGCAAATCGAGACCAGAAGCAAGCGAAAAACCTTACAGATTAGCCGTTATCTAAGGGCTGCATTGTGGAAACCAGCGAATGTTTGGCTTCGAAAGATTGAAGGAAAAGCCATCCCTTAAATATGCAAATTGTCGTCGTTGCAAAAGTCTAATTGTAAATAAATTTCCAAATGGATGGGGCCACCTTTGATTGGGTATTTACTTTTTTGCCTCTAAACAGGGAAGGTGAGTAAACTGAAAATTATGACACTATTTATGCAACACTAGTGATACAATATAAATAAAAATATATGGAGGTATAGTTATGTGGATAATATTTGGGGTTATTGCAATAGTAACAACTTTTATTAATCTTTATATGTATAAAGCAGGAAAGGATTATAAGCTTGCTATGGCGGTGGGATTATCATTTACAGCTTTAACTCTTTGTGCAGAATACAGTCTTGTATCGTCGTGGGTAGAAGTGGAAGATTGGGCAGCTTTAATGGATGTAGTACCTGGTATGGAAAGAGCATTATGGTTTTTGACAATTGTTTCTATCTTCCTAAATATAGCTCCTATACTTTTAGAACTAAAAGATAAGAAATAGAAATTAGGCAATGCAATTAAGAAAAAAATAAAGAGAATAAGACATAACTAAATAGATACGCTGTAAAGACGAACAATTTCTAATCTAGCTAGTAAATAGCGGCTGCTTTCGTATACTTTTTACAAGAGGAAACATAATTATTGGGGAAAACAGAGCAGCCGGAATACACGAAGACGCCACGGGGATTAGCGAGACAGCCTGAAACCCTGCAGGCGAAGCCGAAGCGGCTCAGCGCGAGCCCCACGGAAAGCGAAGTGTATGCCGGCTGTGGGGAATCGCACTAAACTTCATGGAAACATCCTTTAAAAAACAAATAAAAAAACCAAACATACGGAACTTTCATTAGCATCTTCATATCATTGTTCGGATTTACCCTTGGCTGGAATACTTATGTCCCAGTCTCTGTCTCTTTGGAAAACAAGGTAGACACGTGCAAAACGCACGAATTTGTAAAACAATTCAATTAAATTAACGAGTGTGATCGTTGCATAGGATTCGGAGTTAAATAACAAAAAAATTCTCCAATATTAATACAGTATTCTTTGTAAGAAAAATAACTCAAATCTGAAAGCTCCAAGGAGTGATTCCTTGGAGCTTTATTAGTAACTTATGTTTGGTTTGGGACTTTGATCGATTTGATCATTTGTCGTATTGATCCGAGATGGTAGGCAGAGTGAGCGAGCGCCCCCAACAAACCATTCGATGTCTGTTCATCTAAAGAGTCAAGTGAATCAATCCTTTTTAACAGTATTGTGTATTCTTGTTGAAGTTCGTCAGTAAATTGAGCCCATGTGATTTTATCAACGGTTGTGATTTTCCATGATGCTCCCCAGTCCTTACTGGGTTCTTCCCCATTTAAGTAGGAATTCGCAACCCATAAATAATAGCGGGTATGATCTGTTTGTGCGGCGATTGTTGTACCATTGATAGGTATTGAAGCATCTTCTGCCGATATCTTTTCAAGTGTTCCGAATAAACCACTACCAGGTTTCGCTTCTGTGTACCAGCTTGCGTTTTCTTTAGGCCCATCATATGTTTCTTTCAACAATGTTCTAACAGCTACCAACATCGGATTGTCCATCTTAGTACCTCCTGAATTAGTGTTTAACCATCAAAACTGCTTTTGATGGTTAAATTATAACTGAGTTGATTATAACCGTCAATATGCATTATGATGGTTATAGTAAAGGAGCTTTGATTATGTCGGAAATGAACGCTTATATGATGGTCGGAGAACGTTTGTGTATGGATTTTATCAATACTGTTAGTTGGCGAGAAAGTACGGAGAAAAGGCGGGATTGGTTTACTAGTTACGCCAAATTGGTCGACTGGTGCATCCATGCTGAAGTCTTGACCGAACAACAAGCTAAAGCCCTTCTTTTAAAGGCGCAGGAGAAACA
Proteins encoded:
- a CDS encoding IS4 family transposase; protein product: MDKITRKTSFGQWFSPINLQLFEENVKTMKLDYYTKKLTTESFLKLLLFAQLQEIESLHALGDCLFDDQLQKGIDLDSISISQLSRRLNGINPDLFQRLFLDLVSQIHAKTHYTKLVMPLKIIDSSTLPLNLTNHKWAKFRKTKAGVKLHLRLVFMEKGISYPEKAVMTTAKEHDRGQLEIMVDDKECMYVFDRGYLDYERFDRMTDDGYFFLSRLRKNAVIRNVYDFKLPKDTAVLSDQMVLIGTTQNRAENYFRLLKVMDSKGNELHLITNRFDLSAEEISEMYKSRWAIELFFKWIKQHLSIKKFYGQSEWAIQNQVFIALIVFCLHVLVQIETRSKRKTLQISRYLRAALWKPANVWLRKIEGKAIP